The Microcystis aeruginosa NIES-843 sequence GCGAACCTGCGTCGCCACCTTGAAAGCCCCGTCCCAAAACCATACCTGGATTGACTCTGGCTTTTCTTTAGCCAACCTTAAATATTCATCTAATTTTTCTTTAAATGCTTTTCTTAATTTCTTGTCTTGCTTATCTTCTAGACTATATTTCGCCCAGATATACACATACTTTTTTCTTCTCAATATTCTTCTCACTTGCGAGCCACTCAGTTTAATTCCTGTTTCCTTTTCTAGATGCTCTGCTAATCTTGCCGCTGTCCATCTCCCGAATTCATATCCAAATTCCTTCGGGTCTTCATCAACTATTTTTAATAGTAAATTAATATATTCCTCTGTGGCTTTTTTATGATTTCCATTTTTTCTCCCATCTTCTAGACTTTCTAAATTGTTAGGATCGCCGTGAACACACCAAGGGGCGACCGTTTTGAGTGAACAGCCAATAAAGTCAGCTATTTCTCGTTGAGTTTTTCCGTCGTTTAGCAAGAGAAACATTAAAATTCTTTCCCTAACCTCTGCTCTTTCTTCTTCTTTAAGAGCTTTTTGTAAGTTTTTCTTTTCTTCTAAGTCTAGGAAATCTTTGGCTGGCATAAGTAGGATTTTTCTAAAATTACTATTTCTATTTTAGGTGGTTTAAGTGCGTTTTAGCTTAGCGTTAATATCTCGGTCATGGTGAGTCCCACAGTCTGGACAGTCCCATTCTCGAACATTTAACGGCATTTTCAAGGGCAATATACCCGCAATTACTACACCTTTTAGAGCTAGGAAACCATCTATCTATTTCGATGTAATTTCTCCCATACCAACGGCATTTATAGGCTAATTGTCGGGTGATTTCTCCCCAGCTTACATCAGATATTGCCTGAGATAATTTCGGGTTTTTGACCATATTCTTGACGGCTAAATTCTCAACCACAATCGTTTGGTTTTCACGAACTAATTGAGTGGTTAGCTTATGTAAATGGTCTTTTCTACTATCGGTGATTTGAGCGTGAATCTTGGCTACTTTGATTCTTGCTTTTTCCCGATTTTTTGACCCTTTCTGTTTTCTAGAAAGGCTTTTTTGGGCCTTTCGCAGTCTCCGATAATGCTTTTTAAAATGCTTGGGATTAGACACTTTATCGCCATCGCTGGTAATCACGAGGCTACTAATTCCTAATGGGACTTAAACAAATTTCAAGCCCAAACAAAGCCTAAACTGGCTTTGTAAGCGGCAAACACATCCCGATTCTCGGTCAGCCACTCAAAGAAACGGAAAGACATCGCTGTCCGAAAAGCTTCCAAGGCTTCCACAAAAGTGTTTAAAGGTCGATTCGCCCACCGCCTTTGCAATCCCCCAGTTAACTTATGCCACAGGATAAATGTATAGGCACAAAACACCAGGATAAAATGACGAAGTAAGCTTCGTTTATCCCTGACTTGATATTCCCTTAACCCTAACCATCCTTTGGCTTCTCGGTAGAATACTTCCACCCAATTTCTTTCGGTGTAAGTCCTCACTATCCACGAAGCTGTTACTGTATCTGCCTCAACTACATTGGTGATGAAATAGTCCACCTCTGTGGCTTTTTCCATTGAACTTGCATTCATGACGATCGCCAAGTTCCTTTCTCCTTCTAGTTGAGATATTTTCGCTCTGAATACCGCTACCCAAACCGTTTTCTCTTTATCTAGATTTAGGGTGATTTTCTCCCAATCCTTTTCTGATAGGCTTTTTGCTAGTTGCTCAAGCTGGATTGTTTCTTCCACACCCCCTTCTTTTTCAATAATTACTTTTCGATTTTTTGCCAATCCTCCTAAGTATTTTAGCTTTCTTTCTTCCAGGGCTTTGAGAAAATTTGTGTTGTTGCCATAACCAGCATCTATTAAGACGATTTTCGGTCGATAGCCTCTGGTTAAGCTCCGGTCAATTAAATCTATCGCTATCTCTGGTTTCTTCTTAAATTCTTTGTCTTCTTTCCCCTCGGCTAAGGAACTAGCCGGTTGATAAATTTCAATGTCTAGGGGGACACTTTTTTTGCCGTCGTAGAGATGAGTAGTGACGGCGACTATTCCGTTGTCTGTCTTGCCAATTTCTCCTAGGTACTGCCTGCCAACTCCGGCGGTCAGATTGCCACTTTTTCGATGTCCTGAGTCATCGACAATCAGGGAAAATCCTCGGGGGATTTGCGTCTGGCGGCATTGGTTCATCACTTGCAACCGACATTCATTCACCTGACGGTCTGACCAAGGAGATTCGGTCAAAAAGTGATGTAATCGGTTATAAACTACTCCGACGGCATTATTGGCCATTTGAGTGAGGTTTTTCCTCTCACTTTCCCCTAATAATCCTCCTAAATAGGGCTGGCTGAATAAATCTAAAAACCTTGTTGGATAAGACTTTTGGACTTTTTTCCCCTCAAAAAGTACCAGATATGGGAGTGATCAGGGGTAAATTCAGGGACTTTTTCCCTGAAAATTAGGTAATTGACCCCCTCAAAATCGGTAAAACCCCACACCCGTTACAGTAGAGCAGGAAGTCGCCTTCCCACCCCCTGCTTCAAAACCGGACTTACGACTTTCGCCGTATCCGGCTCCTGAGTAACTAGGCTACTGTCATTAGTAGAATAATAATGGGAATTATTATTTCCTTGTCTATTCAACCCTCTTGGCTGTATCCCCACCAGACAAGATTGTTGGTTTTAGGGCGTATATGACCGTTGATTGTTGCTTAGACTTCCTAGTTACCCGTCCTTTGTCAGCATATCTTTGATATTACTCAAAGCCTTGGCTTTTAAGGACATCCTCTCCCTCTATTGACTTGCGGATGGTTTCCTACTGCCCCGAACGGGCAGAGTCAATCAGGGTTACTTCGTTCCCTATAACCATTGGTTGAACCCTTAGGATGATACTGTCCACAACAGAGTAACGGGAATGCCTTACTGATAGTGGTATGAGCTATCAGCCCCAACTCTGTTAACTTTTGTTTCGAGCCTGTCAGCCTTTTGGCTCGTGGGTGTTGACGATGGTTAATTCGTATCTTCGCCCCAGGGCTATCCATAGGTTCTGGCTCAACGGGTTTCTGATTTAGGCTATCAGATACCGCTTTTTTTTTCCTCGCTCACTACCTCAGATGTACCAAGTCTAAAGCAGCAGGAAATGCCGTCACTCTAGGCATCTAGAGGACAGGACTAAGGTTATTACTAACCCGCACCTGTAGGGTTATAAAGTTATCAAGGTACTACATTTACCAAGCGGCTAATCCTCTAAACGTCTTACTGTCTAGTTTCTAGCCAACGAATCGCACCACACCCCACACCCTACACCCTGCCCCTAGGAAAAACTTTTTCAGCAGACCCTAAATATTGTCTGAAGCCGTTTTTTTGCGCTTCGTTTTTGAAGCAATTGTCAAACCGCCGACACCATCGGTCAAAGCATGGGGGCATCGCGGCTGGGGTTGTCTCTTTCATCGCTGATCTTTCAACGTAAAGTGCTTATTCTTTAACAATTATACTCTATTATACTCTTGTTGATCGTTTAAGTCCCACTAGCATCACTGCTGAGAATTTCTGGCTCAACGAGTCCACTTGAATTAGATTCCTGGCGAAATCCAACTCAGAGGTGGTTCTCTCCTCAGACTTTCGCGACCTTACAGAAGCCTGTTCTCCTATGCCCTACGATACAGTTCAAAACCTCTAAAATACGGTTCTTCGGTTTGTCTTATGCAACGTACAGGGTTATAAGGAATGAAACTCTCATAGAGAAAGACATTTGGCGATTTTTGTTAATTGTTTTCGATCTAGAGCGAACTAATCAATCAAATCTCTTACCAGATAAGGATTTAGTCGATTTATGCCACCCTATTGAACCATACCAAGTAACGAAGAACCTAAAATACTTGGTTTCTCTGGTACTTGACGCTGAGAATTTTTACCTATAAGTACCTAAGCAAAATTAAGGGACTTCCAGAGAATAAAATACCCAACAAAAAAATAGAAAAGTGTTTTTTTGAAAAAGTAATTATTTTTGTCTAGGAAAACAAAGAGTCTCCCATTATACCATTTTTCTTTATTTGCGTCACAACGAATGAAGGTTTGGCAAGCATTCGAGCGTGGATGTCTGTCATGGATTTAGAAATTTGGTATTACAACCTATTTTTCCGAAAAAATAGGCAGCACAAACTCTTATACTTCCGAGCTTTTTCGAGTATAACAAGGACAAGTTAAAGAATCAAAGACAGTTTTTAGCTAACCATCTTAGTTAACTACAAACTAGGTCTTATCATAATAGATATCAATAAACCATTGTCCCAAATCGGGAAAGTCTTGATTCGTTGATTCTGTGAGACGTTCGATTTTTTCTTCGATTTTTTCCATGGCTTTTTTAGTAAGCTTTACTCCTTTTTCATAAGTTTCAGTAATCAACTTAACAATCGGGTGTTTTCCTTTCCAAGTCATAGTTTGGGCGAATTTCAAAGCCGTTTCGATTTCATCTAAAATACTCCCATTCCAAGGGTTTTCTAACACAGCCCAGGTTCGTTCAATAGGATTATATTTACTATGGTAAGGGGGATAGTAAGCTAAACGTATATTAACTTGATATTTTTGGGAAAACTCAACTATACGTTTCATGAACTGAGTTCGTCTCGAATTATTTTCTGGTCCATTATCTTGATTAATTATCAAAGTTTTAATTTTCTCAAAACGAGATTTTTCCGACTCCCAGAAATCTTCTAATATATCAACAATAAAGTCACTGGTGACTGTGGAGGCAGTGAAATACAAAAACAACTCATCAAATTCTGGAATAAATATTCCGTAAGGGGTTAGGGTTGTTTTCGGATTAAAATCATGATCGTTTGTTTCGACAGTTATTCTATTCTTACCTCCTCGATCAAATAGTCCAATATTAACACGGGCTTTGGCATCCAAACTAAGACGTAACATCGTAGGGTCTTCATCCGCTTCCCGATTAATGTTAGCTAATTCCTCAAAGATTGCCTCGGTTTCTGGAATTTTTTTTGAGGTAAAACTTTAGCGACTCTTTTCAGACGATAACCTAAGTTATTTAATTTAACCCGAATAGTTTCCTCGCTCGGTAAATCCTCATCACTGTACCCATATTTAGAGATTAATTGCTTTCGGACTTCGGCCGCACTCAGTCTCACATAAAGCCTTTGGCTTTTAAAACTTGGGTCAGTTTGGCTTTGAGAATCCACTAAACTTTTGATGTTTTCCAATAGAAAAGGTAAATGTTCTTCTGCTTTTTTCCGCCCCTTAGCTGAATGATTATCAACACAAATAATACCTCTTTTTAGTTCTTTAATTCCTTTACGAATAGTAGTTCGATTCCAGCCTAACTCCTGTGCAGCAAGGGTTTGTCCCCCATAGCCTAATTCTAAGACTGTTTGGGCCATGAATCTTCTTTTAGCTGCACCTTTTAATTGAAGTGCAGTTTCACTGAGCAATTTCTTGAGGGAATCAGTTAATTCCATATACACTTACAAAGAAAAACTTGATTAATAATGTACAGGATTAATTCTACTACAAAATTGGAAGGAGGAGGCAACCATCGACCCCTACCTCCTACACTCCGAGAATGATTATTATTCTTGAGCATGAATAGTTTATTTTTTGGAAGTCCCTAATTACACATATCTAACCACCTCTTGCCTCTTGCCTCTTGCCTATCTTCACTAGGAAATTAATTTTGCACGACTACTTAGGGTTTGCTGAATAAATCTAAAAACCTTGTTGGATAAGACTTTTGGACTTTTTTCCCCTCAAAAAGTACCAGATATGGGAGTGATCAGGGGTAAATTCAGGGACTTTTTCCCTGAAAATTAGGTAATTGACCCCCTCAAAATCGGTCAAACCCCACACCCGTTACAGTAGAGCAGGAAGTCGCCTTCCCACCCCCTGCTTCAAAACCGGACTTACGACTTTCGCCGTATCCGGCTCCTGAGTAACTAGGCTACTGTCATTAGTAGAATAATAATGGGAATTATTATTTCCTTGTCTATTCAACCCTCTTGGCTGTATCCCCACCAGACAAGATTGTTGGTTTTAGGGCGTATATGACCGTTGATTGTTGCTTAGACTTCCTAGTTACCCGTCCTTTGTCAGCATATCTTTGATATTACTCAAAGCCTTGGCTTTTAAGGACATCCTCTCCCTCTATTGACTTGCGGATGGTTTCCTACTGCCCCGAACGGGCAGAGTCAATCAGGGTTACTTCGTTCCCTATAACCATTGGTTGAACCATTAGGATGATACTGTCCACAACAGAGCAACGGGAATGCCTTACTGATAGTGGTGTAAGCTATCAGCCCCAACTCTGTTAACTTTTGTTTCGAGCCTGTCAGCCTTTTGGCTCGTGGGTGTTGACGATGGTTAATTCGTATCTTCGCCCCAGGGCTATCCATAAGTTCTGGCTCAACGGGTTTCTGATTTAGGCTATCAGATACCGCTTTTTTTTCCTCGCTCACTACCTCAGATGTACCAAGTCTAAAGCAGCAGGAAATGCCGTCACTCTAGGCATCTAGAGGACAGGACTAAGGTTATTACTAACCCGCACCTGTAGGGTTATAAAGTTATCAAGGTACTACATTTACCAAGCGGCTAATCCTCTAAACGTCTTACTGTCTAGTTTCTAGCCAACGAATCGCACCACACCCCACACCCTACACCCTGCCCCTAGGAAAAACTTTTTCAGCAGACCCTACTTAGGAGCATTCCCCTAGAGAACCCCATAACTCTAGTTTTCAAGGTGCGTTCATCGGTTGAT is a genomic window containing:
- a CDS encoding IS630-like element ISMae23 family transposase, with product MPAKDFLDLEEKKNLQKALKEEERAEVRERILMFLLLNDGKTQREIADFIGCSLKTVAPWCVHGDPNNLESLEDGRKNGNHKKATEEYINLLLKIVDEDPKEFGYEFGRWTAARLAEHLEKETGIKLSGSQVRRILRRKKYVYIWAKYSLEDKQDKKLRKAFKEKLDEYLRLAKEKPESIQVWFWDGAFKVATQVRHTAPHECGFSLRVIRRRAWTKKGKRKKVNGQRKRGRVNVMGALRYNDKKRVCFMIKKGNSETFHEQLKKLHEEIRQEWINLGNLPEDFREKGPKIIIILDNASYHKKKDVIEQVEKELPNIRLEFLPAYSPDYNLIELVWHSAKEYIANREFENKEELEKVVNQLLNEGGLIIKWSRKLKNKGNAVNVT
- a CDS encoding IS701 family transposase, which gives rise to MVLFEGKKVQKSYPTRFLDLFSQPYLGGLLGESERKNLTQMANNAVGVVYNRLHHFLTESPWSDRQVNECRLQVMNQCRQTQIPRGFSLIVDDSGHRKSGNLTAGVGRQYLGEIGKTDNGIVAVTTHLYDGKKSVPLDIEIYQPASSLAEGKEDKEFKKKPEIAIDLIDRSLTRGYRPKIVLIDAGYGNNTNFLKALEERKLKYLGGLAKNRKVIIEKEGGVEETIQLEQLAKSLSEKDWEKITLNLDKEKTVWVAVFRAKISQLEGERNLAIVMNASSMEKATEVDYFITNVVEADTVTASWIVRTYTERNWVEVFYREAKGWLGLREYQVRDKRSLLRHFILVFCAYTFILWHKLTGGLQRRWANRPLNTFVEALEAFRTAMSFRFFEWLTENRDVFAAYKASLGFVWA
- a CDS encoding ISAzo13-like element ISMae28 family transposase (programmed frameshift), whose translation is MELTDSLKKLLSETALQLKGAAKRRFMAQTVLELGYGGQTLAAQELGWNRTTIRKGIKELKRGIICVDNHSAKGRKKAEEHLPFLLENIKSLVDSQSQTDPSFKSQRLYVRLSAAEVRKQLISKYGYSDEDLPSEETIRVKLNNLGYRLKRVAKVLPQKKFPETEAIFEELANINREADEDPTMLRLSLDAKARVNIGLFDRGGKNRITVETNDHDFNPKTTLTPYGIFIPEFDELFLYFTASTVTSDFIVDILEDFWESEKSRFEKIKTLIINQDNGPENNSRRTQFMKRIVEFSQKYQVNIRLAYYPPYHSKYNPIERTWAVLENPWNGSILDEIETALKFAQTMTWKGKHPIVKLITETYEKGVKLTKKAMEKIEEKIERLTESTNQDFPDLGQWFIDIYYDKT